Below is a genomic region from Pseudobacteroides sp..
TCATAGTAAAATTCATATCCGATCCCGGTATCCTTGCTATCTGGGAGTATTTTCTTTACAAGGTTTCCCATCAGATCATATTCCATTAGGGTAACATTACCCAGTGCATCAACTTTTTTAGTTATCTTATTTATTGTGTTATATGTGTACTCTACTGTACCGTAGGATGTGGTAATAGAGACCATTCTTCCCGCTTTGTCATATTTATATTTAAATGCATTGCCTTCAGCATCTCTTATTAAGGTAGGCTTATCAGTATGGTGGTCCTTATATTCAAATTCTGTTAGATTGCCTTCCGGGTCAACCCTTTCAGTAAGCCTTCCATACTCATCATAAGAATAACAGGTTATAGAATATACATCGTCGTCAATGCGAACCTGTTCTTCGATGATGTTTCCATAAGGATCATATAAATATAATGTCTCTGAACCGCCTGAGGTTGTGGTCTTTATAAGATTTCCAAAGCTGTCGTAATAGTTTGAGATTATATAATCGTTGGGGTATATCTTTTCTAGCAGATATCCGTCTTTATCATACACATATTCTGTTGTCCTTCCCAAACGATCTGTCACTGAGTTCTTATTTCCATATATGTCATATGTGTATATTTCAGCAGTGCCATCGGGATAAACCCTCTCGGATAAAAGGTTTTGTTCATTATATCTGTATCTCTCAATCACGTTTGTTGCATGAAAAATAAAGACGTTCTCTTTATCATCTTCATTATATATTATTTCAGTGATATTCCCATTCTTATCAAACTGCTTTGTTACACGACCTTTTTCATCATATTCATTTTTAACATATGTAACGCCGTTCTGGTCAGTAACTGTTGTAATCCACCCAGCCTCATAAGTGTATTTTACAGTGCCACCATTCGGAAGGGTAACTTCTGTAAGGTTATCACCGGCATATTTGTATTTAACCGTTCTGCCTATATTGTCTGTAATCTGAAGTATTTTACCGGAGCTACTTGTTAAGGTTATTATTTTTCCGCCAGGAGTTATTAATGTATCAATTTCACCTTTGTGGTTGTAAGATACCTTTAATGTATTATTATTTTTGTCTGAAATTGATATAAGCTTCCCATTTTTATCGAATTTAAATGTCTTTTTATCTATATTGTTTAATAAAAACTCACCAGCATCAAGCTCAGTAAGCTTATCAGACTCATCATCATCGCTAACATTTATCCAAATGCCCTCTTTTTTCTCATATTCCTTAACACTTCCGTCTGGATAAACAAGGGTTAACTCATCTCCACGTCGTTCAATCCTGCTTTCAACTTCAAAGGTCCAGCCTTTTCCCATAGGACCTACAGATTCATCAGTAGAGTTGTATTTTCTTTTTACCTCAAGATTTATTCCTCTGTCTTCGATATAGAGGTCTGTTGCATCTATATAAAAGCTCCCTGTTACAACATTTACAGGGTCGCCTGAAGTACACACATTTTTAGCTGCCTGATTTTTATTTTTAGGGCTTTTTGACTTTTTGCCGTTATTGCTTCCTTTTGACAAAACCTTCTTTTTTTTATTTTTATCCTCTTGCTCTAACTTTCCAGCCCTAAGCTTTTCCAAATCCGGTTTAGAAATCTTTGTGCTTTTCCAGTTCATATCTTAGCACCTCACTTTAACGCAAATACCTTTTTTCTCTATTTCATATAAATTATTTACAACTCTTTTATCACTCATTGCCGCATTTAAGCCTTTTTATAGATATCAAGAAGTTACTTTATATCCATTATAAGCTAAATTTTCCTTATAGGATAGTTATTTTTCACAATATTAAGGTACCTTTCAAATTTATAGAGTAAAAATCATTAAAAAGGTTTTATTAATTTAAAAATAATTGTAAATAAAAAGTATCAAGGGGTAAAGAGACTGCATATTTACTATGCCTCTCCTTACCCCTTGATTTACTCATGTTATCGTATTGGTGCATTATTGGATTGCTGAACAATCTCGCCTCTAAATTTTTCAATAAACTGGCTTATGTTATTTAGATCAAGCTCGAGGGGACATACTCCTTCGATAGTAGGCAGAATATATTTGAGCTCATCCAATATTTGTCTTTTAATTTTTAACAATTTTTCATAATGGCTAAATTCCCTGCCTGTCTTAATAGCTTTAATACATTCAATACCAAGGTCATGCTCCCAGCTTATTAATTTTTCTTTAATAAAGCGATTTTCAATACTTATGTTTGAGATTGATGCATTGATGTTTTTAATTGAGTTCCTAAGCTTCTTTCTTTTTAAATACAGTTTTACCGGAAAAGTTAGGCTCTTTACTTCATTTTCGTCCTTTATAAAACTAAACCAGTCATTTACCATAGCTGTTACTTCCAGCTTCAGATTTTTGACTTTTTCATTATTCGAAATATAGCTGTCCATATCCTCTTTAATTGAAGATACATTGTTCTTAAAATAGTCTTTGTAAAAAGAGTCTGAATTTTTTTCTATTTCCATTGAAATATCAGAAAGCTCTTTTAAAGCCTCTTGTAATTTTAGTAAAAGCTGTAATGCAAACTCAGCTCTTTCGCTGCTTTGTCTTGTATCAGGCATCACATGTCACTCCTTATTTCCTTAAGATACTTTGAGGACGCCCACCCTTGTTTTCCATTAGTTGCTTTTATCAAATACCACTTTACACCGTTTTTGTCAGTTTGGGATTTATTTAAATATACTACAGTAGAGTTATATTTGAGCAAGCCTATAGCAGGTTTATTTGAGGTGGAGTCAGGGGCTTGTCTTAAGTTCAGCCCTTTTTTCGCTGTTACAATAAATTTCAACTGTTTGCTTTGGGAGTGTGGAACAGGCGTCTTTTCAATGACCTGAGCAGGTTCAGGTGAAGCGATTATTACTGAATTATAGAGTGATTTAAAAATACCTTCAGCTTTGAACACCATGTTATTAACAGCTGTCTTTGAGTACTTTAAAACCTGACTTTGTTTTTCCTGAAGATCCATGCCTGTGTATTTATGAACAAAGACTCTTCCTGGGTATGTGTAGGTAAAAAACAAATACAGCAGCACCAATACTGCCAATTCCCATTTCCTATATCTTAAGACCAACCTTAATGGAGTTAAAATTACATATACCACATTAAAGGCTGCGTTTTTCATCAATTCCATAAAACCGGCTTTTTGATCCCGTATATCCCTGTATGGTTTTCGTGCAGCAGTGCTGTCAAGTAAATTAATCGAAAAGTCTGAATCGGTTTTATTTTTGGAGTGATTGGTATAATTTTTACTTCGGCTCTTATTTTTTATCACTTGAATTAGCCGATTAAATCCTCTAAAAACAGCTTTAACAGGCAATATAATCAAAATGGGAATAATTAATGCGGCCAATTTTCTTAAAAGCCTTACAACTATGCCCGGAACTCTCATCCAGTTATCTCTGATGTTTTTTGCTATTTGCTCTGACAATACCAAAAACCATTCCTTTGGTGAAAAGTTGAATTCAAGCTGCAAGTCTTCATTTTGTCTCAGGTTCTCGGTATCGGATTCCAGCTCGTCCTTTAGAAATGTTTCACTAAATTCAAATTTTAACGAGTCAGACCATTTATCCTCAATTTTAAGACTCATAATACCAAGTGTTTTCTCATTACCGGTGTACTTATTGAGAATCCTATGGTTTATAAAGAGTTCAAGTCCCCATTTGCTTATTATTGATTTGATTGTCCATGCAGCTAATTCCTTATTTATATCGCTTTCCAACAAATCATCCATAACTTCCATGAGAACATTAATGGAATCCTTAAGCTTAAGATGGTTAATTCTTAATATTGCCAGCCGCCTTATAAATTCATTGGAATTTTTCAAATAAAAAGCAAGCTCTTTGGTATTTGTCAATTTATCAATTGTTTTACCGGTTTCCTTTTCAATGCTATACCACTGGGGATACTCAACAAAATCAACTTTTACAGAACACATCATAAAATCCCTCTTTAAACACTAAAACTATATAGCTTTATAGTTCTAACTTATTCTATAATTCTATGATATCATTCTTTTATTTCCGGTTATGTAGTATATTGAGGCAAAACAGGACGGTTTAAAGCATCATTTTTAATTAGGTATTTTGTACTATACGAGCAGTAAGCATTCCTACCACAAAATTTGTCCGGCAGCTATCAATTCTTTTTTGAGTTTCTCATAAGAAACATTCTGAACAGAGCAAAAATCTTGTATGGCAATTTTAGCAGCTGTGGCAGCCGATTCGGCCATAATCATAAAAGTAGGTTCCATCCTGATTGATCCGTAGGCTGCATGGGAAGCTGACACAGCTACAGGAACAATCAGGTTTGTGCATTCATTCTTTTTAGGTACTAAAGACCTATAGCTTATAGGCCAACGTGGTTCGGATAAGTCATCCATAAAAAGACAGCCTTCGTTTTGAACATACTTTACATAATTATGAGTATAGACATATCTCTGGACATTGTGTGAATCCATTGGATATGATGCAAGACCGATACTGTCCGGAGCAACTTTTGTTCCAAAACAGTTATATTCTGTCATAACATAATCTGAAACCATCCTTCGAGCTTCTCTTATATAAAGCTGGTACGGCCAATTGTCATTGTCTGCAAATTCATCTTTTGCAAGCCCGTATTTTTTATAGAAATTTTTTATATAATCCGGAATTCTAGAATCTTTGGAAAATTGAAGAGTCCATAAAAACCCTCTCTGATAATCCTCATGCCTTTTTATAATTGCCTCTCTTAATCCATAACCTGCTTCGGGATATGAATAATTAAATCCGATGTAGTCGGTTGAAACCGGTCCGCAATTATTGGCATCTATTTTATCATTGGGCAATGTGTCAAGGCAAAAGAACGTGTTTAACCCTTTATCGAAATTACTTTTACTAAGCCTCCCGTTTTTCTCGGCCTCTATGTATCTGAATAAAAGCTCATAATCATCTTTATTGTAATTTGGCGGCGGCTCTATATGATCCCTTATGCCGTCATTGTTGTAGTCCCTGTAGTCGACCATGTTTGAAATATTATCAGTGAGACACATCCTAAAGCAATAAGCCTGTATTCCCTTATCTCCAGTACCTTCCTCATTATACAGCTCCTTAATTCCATTTATAAATCCCAGCTCCGGCTTATACTTGTCAATATAGGGATCAATGCCGGGGGGCAGTTGTTGGCTAGAGTATGCGGTTTGATACTGGATGCCGTTATATCTCTCACCGTATGTACTATTGTCCTCACGGCCAACGGTATAGGATACTCCGGCTTTTGCCATCAAGTCACCCTCATATGAAGCATCGATAAATGTTCTGCCTCTTATTACATCCCCCGCTTCAGTCCTTATTGATTTTATATTTTTATTATGGACCTCAACACCATTACTAAGATCGAGTCTCCCGTATAATACGGTGACATTTTCCTCTTTAAGCAATTCATTGAATATGTTTTCCGCTGCATGGGGCTCAAAAGTTCTATATTTATTGATTCTTGCCAATTCTTTTCTTGTTTTCTCATCATATCCGCCAAAAGATTTGAATTTTTTAAAATAATAGATTATACCCCTTAAATAATATTCCTCCGCCATGCCTCCAATCGCATCAACGTCCTTAACATCCGTCAAACTAAGCCCTGAGGCACTCATTCCCCCAAGATGGGCGTCTTTAGACACGAGTATTACGGATAATCCGAGCCTTGCTGCTTTACATGCAGCTATAACCCCTGCCGATGTTCCTCCGTAGATTACTGCATCATAAACAATATTAGTGGAATATGTTTTTTTGCCTGCAGTATCTGACTTTTCTGTACTCTCGTTTATGTATTCACCGATGTGTAAATCACCTTTGTTTTCAACCAGTACGAATTCCCCCAAATGCAAGGTTTGAAACTCCAATGAATTATTATCTCTATTGAGAATAGTCCTAAGAACTTGAAATTTCTTAATTTCATCATCATATCTCAGTACAGTAAGCCTATTTATATCAAATCCATCAATTTTTAGCGGATTATATTTTATTGTAATGCTTGCTGATTGATATTTTGTCACACAGTTTATATAAAGAGGTTCACCGATATATTTAGATATATTTGCCGGAAGCTTTTTAAATCCATATGCTTTTGATATTATACTGCCAGCCTTAACCTTCTCATCACAAACCATTCTTAGCTTTATATCTTTTATAAAATCTGGTGTCCCGTCTTCTGCCAAATAACCTTCAACGTCAACATACTTTACCTGTTCCCACTGCAATACATTGATGCACAATACCAAGAGAAGGATTATTGCCGTTAATGCAACTGCAAGTATTGTAGCCACTCTTTTTTTCATTATTTTAATACCTTTCAGCCCATTTAAAATACATTTATGTTTAATAGTGATAATTCTATAATAAATTTTAATATAGTTGCAAAATTAATACTAGAAATTATAACACAAACTTAATAGTGTTTAACATATTTTAGTAAAAATATATTTTTGTAAACGAATTATATTTATAATTTGGAACATCCAGCCATAACATGGTTTTACAAAAGAATGCTGCTTTGGTAAGATATGAAGTAATACAGTTTTAATCCACAGTCAAAGGAGTATGATTTAATGAGGATTAAATATAGTAATCCTTTTTCTGCATTAAAGCATAAAAATTTCAGGTACTACTGGTTAGGGATGTGTATTTCTCTTATTGGGACATGGATGCAGAATGTTGCACAGCCCTGGCTTGCTTATAAACTAACCGAGTCTGCGTTTTTATTGAGTCTTATCGGTACTCTTCAATTTACTCCGATGCTTCTATTTTCATTATTTGCGGGGGTTTTAATTGACAGGTTTTCCAAGAGAAAAATTCTTATTTTTACCCAGACTGCATCGATGGTTATAACTCTTTTGCTGGCATTGCTGGTATGGACAGAAACCATACAGTTTTGGCACATACTTGTAATGGCAACTCTGTTAGGTTTTGTAAACACTCTGGATATGCCGACACGTCAATCCTTTGTTATCGAGCTGGTAGGACGGGATGATTTGATGAATGCAGTTGCCCTTAACTCTTCTGTTTTTAATATAGCCAGGATTATAGGTCCTGCACTGGCCGGTATAGTAATGGGGTATGCAGGAATTTCAGTTTGTTTTTTTGCAAATGCACTAAGCTTTACAGCTGTTGTTGTAAGCCTTATGTTTATTAGGCCCATGGAAACACATAAGGAGCCAATGAAAACCCATAAGATAGTAAGCAATATTAAAGATGGTCTAAAATATATTTATAATTCAAAGATCCTTTTTAATACCATTCTTACCATGACTGTAATAGGTATTTTCGGGATGAATTTCAGTGTTCTCGTTCCTGTATTTGCTAAAGAAATTTTAAAACAGCAGGAAGCAGGTTTCGGTTTTCTCATGTCGTTTATGGGAATAGGCTCATTTGTTGGAGCAATGTTTGTTGCCACAACAAGTAAGTCGGACACTAAAAAGCTTATTAATTTTATACTGTACATCATGCCTTTAGCAGTTGGAGTTTTCCTCATCGTTACAGGCTTTATGAGAAACTACATACTGACCGGAATATGTCTTGCCTTGTCAGGTCTTAGCTTCGTTTCATTCAGTTCTACTGCAAATTCTACCATGCAGCTTAATTCAAAGGATGAGTACCGCG
It encodes:
- a CDS encoding SH3 domain-containing protein, whose product is MMCSVKVDFVEYPQWYSIEKETGKTIDKLTNTKELAFYLKNSNEFIRRLAILRINHLKLKDSINVLMEVMDDLLESDINKELAAWTIKSIISKWGLELFINHRILNKYTGNEKTLGIMSLKIEDKWSDSLKFEFSETFLKDELESDTENLRQNEDLQLEFNFSPKEWFLVLSEQIAKNIRDNWMRVPGIVVRLLRKLAALIIPILIILPVKAVFRGFNRLIQVIKNKSRSKNYTNHSKNKTDSDFSINLLDSTAARKPYRDIRDQKAGFMELMKNAAFNVVYVILTPLRLVLRYRKWELAVLVLLYLFFTYTYPGRVFVHKYTGMDLQEKQSQVLKYSKTAVNNMVFKAEGIFKSLYNSVIIASPEPAQVIEKTPVPHSQSKQLKFIVTAKKGLNLRQAPDSTSNKPAIGLLKYNSTVVYLNKSQTDKNGVKWYLIKATNGKQGWASSKYLKEIRSDM
- a CDS encoding FAD-dependent oxidoreductase, with amino-acid sequence MKKRVATILAVALTAIILLLVLCINVLQWEQVKYVDVEGYLAEDGTPDFIKDIKLRMVCDEKVKAGSIISKAYGFKKLPANISKYIGEPLYINCVTKYQSASITIKYNPLKIDGFDINRLTVLRYDDEIKKFQVLRTILNRDNNSLEFQTLHLGEFVLVENKGDLHIGEYINESTEKSDTAGKKTYSTNIVYDAVIYGGTSAGVIAACKAARLGLSVILVSKDAHLGGMSASGLSLTDVKDVDAIGGMAEEYYLRGIIYYFKKFKSFGGYDEKTRKELARINKYRTFEPHAAENIFNELLKEENVTVLYGRLDLSNGVEVHNKNIKSIRTEAGDVIRGRTFIDASYEGDLMAKAGVSYTVGREDNSTYGERYNGIQYQTAYSSQQLPPGIDPYIDKYKPELGFINGIKELYNEEGTGDKGIQAYCFRMCLTDNISNMVDYRDYNNDGIRDHIEPPPNYNKDDYELLFRYIEAEKNGRLSKSNFDKGLNTFFCLDTLPNDKIDANNCGPVSTDYIGFNYSYPEAGYGLREAIIKRHEDYQRGFLWTLQFSKDSRIPDYIKNFYKKYGLAKDEFADNDNWPYQLYIREARRMVSDYVMTEYNCFGTKVAPDSIGLASYPMDSHNVQRYVYTHNYVKYVQNEGCLFMDDLSEPRWPISYRSLVPKKNECTNLIVPVAVSASHAAYGSIRMEPTFMIMAESAATAAKIAIQDFCSVQNVSYEKLKKELIAAGQILW
- a CDS encoding MFS transporter, producing MRIKYSNPFSALKHKNFRYYWLGMCISLIGTWMQNVAQPWLAYKLTESAFLLSLIGTLQFTPMLLFSLFAGVLIDRFSKRKILIFTQTASMVITLLLALLVWTETIQFWHILVMATLLGFVNTLDMPTRQSFVIELVGRDDLMNAVALNSSVFNIARIIGPALAGIVMGYAGISVCFFANALSFTAVVVSLMFIRPMETHKEPMKTHKIVSNIKDGLKYIYNSKILFNTILTMTVIGIFGMNFSVLVPVFAKEILKQQEAGFGFLMSFMGIGSFVGAMFVATTSKSDTKKLINFILYIMPLAVGVFLIVTGFMRNYILTGICLALSGLSFVSFSSTANSTMQLNSKDEYRGRVMSVYSLVFAGTTPLGNLYAGTITEHFGANAGFIACGAVIIVVLAPLIIYKSVRKTC